A genomic window from Sphingobacterium sp. BN32 includes:
- a CDS encoding sodium:solute symporter encodes MSPIILLSFLVVYFGVLLAVSYFTSKDSSDNSTFFVANRNAKWYMVAFGMIGTALSGVTFISVPGDVGNTPGGMSDPNNFSYFQFVIGNAIGFVIIAYVLLPLYYRMNLTSIYTYLEERLGHKSYKSGAMIFLISRTIGSAFRLYLVAIVLQRYIFDAWNVPFILTVAVCLLLIWLYTNKGGLKTIIITDTLQTTFLLLAVILSIYFMADGLGLTVFEAFEKVKESSYSKIFIWENLLGDTRHFLKHIIGGAFVTIAMTGLDQDLMQKNLSMKTIGEAQKNMMTFTSIFIVINLFFLAVGALLYFYADANGIKLADLGKSDYLYPEIALRHLTLLPGIIFMMGLTAATFATTDSALTALTTSYCVDFLNFNKKENPNDPKLVKQRNFVHLGFSIVMLLVILLFHWINDESVVSAIFKIAGYTYGPLLGLFSFGILTKRRVNDNLVPFVCVISPLLIFLLNQYVLPHTAYKIGFELIVYNGLITYLLLLITSPGKVEGKIAGSK; translated from the coding sequence ATGTCACCTATTATATTATTATCCTTTCTTGTTGTTTATTTTGGAGTCTTGCTGGCGGTTTCTTATTTCACGTCAAAGGATTCTTCAGATAACTCAACATTCTTCGTTGCCAACCGTAATGCCAAATGGTACATGGTTGCCTTCGGAATGATTGGTACGGCATTATCCGGTGTTACGTTCATTTCCGTTCCTGGAGACGTCGGTAATACGCCCGGTGGGATGTCGGATCCCAATAACTTCAGTTATTTCCAATTTGTAATCGGGAATGCGATTGGCTTTGTCATCATCGCCTACGTGTTATTGCCGCTTTACTATCGCATGAACCTAACCTCTATTTATACGTATTTGGAAGAACGGTTAGGTCATAAGAGCTATAAATCCGGAGCGATGATATTCTTGATTTCCAGAACGATCGGTTCTGCATTTCGCTTATATCTTGTCGCCATCGTATTACAACGCTATATCTTCGATGCCTGGAATGTACCTTTTATCTTAACGGTAGCAGTCTGCTTATTATTGATCTGGTTGTATACCAATAAAGGTGGGCTCAAGACGATTATCATTACGGATACCCTACAGACAACCTTCCTGTTATTAGCAGTTATATTGTCGATCTATTTTATGGCGGACGGGCTTGGGTTAACCGTGTTCGAAGCTTTTGAAAAGGTTAAAGAGAGTTCTTATTCGAAGATCTTTATTTGGGAAAATCTGCTTGGCGATACGAGACACTTTTTGAAGCATATTATCGGTGGTGCCTTTGTCACGATTGCAATGACGGGCTTAGACCAAGATTTGATGCAAAAGAACCTGAGTATGAAAACAATTGGTGAAGCGCAAAAGAACATGATGACCTTTACTAGTATTTTTATCGTCATCAACTTATTTTTCTTAGCGGTAGGTGCATTATTGTATTTCTATGCAGATGCGAACGGCATTAAATTAGCTGATTTAGGGAAGTCAGATTATTTGTATCCGGAGATTGCTTTACGTCATTTGACGCTATTGCCGGGTATTATTTTCATGATGGGTCTAACAGCTGCGACCTTCGCAACAACGGATTCTGCACTAACAGCATTGACGACATCTTACTGTGTCGACTTTTTGAACTTCAATAAGAAAGAGAATCCGAACGATCCTAAATTGGTCAAGCAACGTAACTTCGTTCATTTAGGATTTTCTATTGTTATGCTATTAGTGATTCTTCTTTTCCATTGGATAAATGATGAATCTGTCGTATCCGCGATTTTTAAAATTGCCGGATATACTTATGGACCATTATTGGGCTTGTTCTCTTTCGGAATTTTAACCAAGCGAAGAGTCAATGATAATTTAGTGCCTTTTGTATGTGTGATTTCTCCATTATTGATATTCTTACTGAATCAATATGTGTTGCCTCATACGGCCTATAAAATTGGATTCGAACTGATTGTTTATAATGGTTTGATTACTTACTTGTTGTTATTAATTACTTCTCCTGGCAAGGTTGAAGGTAAAATTGCGGGCAGTAAATAA
- a CDS encoding ParA family protein yields the protein MGKIIAIANQKGGVGKTTTSINLAASLSVLEYKTLLVDADPQANSTSGIGFDPRAIKASIYECLVNDLDPREAIQHTDTPNLDLLPAHIDLVGAEIEMINLEEREFKMKRILDEVKDDYDFIIIDCSPSLGLITINALTASNSVIIPVQCEYFALEGLGKLLNTIKIVQNRLNTALEIEGILLTMYDVRLRLSNQVVEEVRTHFHDLVFDTIIQRNTRLSEAPSFGISVIMHDASCKGAINYLNLAREILEKNGLLKENTQTVTV from the coding sequence ATGGGAAAAATTATTGCCATAGCCAATCAAAAAGGAGGAGTTGGGAAAACCACTACCTCAATCAATCTTGCAGCGAGCTTATCCGTTTTAGAATATAAAACACTTTTAGTTGATGCAGATCCACAAGCGAATTCTACTTCTGGTATTGGTTTCGATCCTCGTGCAATTAAAGCTAGTATTTACGAATGTTTGGTTAACGATTTAGACCCTAGAGAGGCTATTCAACATACAGATACTCCAAATTTAGATTTATTACCAGCTCATATAGACTTGGTAGGTGCCGAGATTGAAATGATCAATTTAGAGGAGCGTGAATTTAAAATGAAGCGTATTTTGGATGAAGTGAAAGACGATTATGACTTCATCATCATCGATTGTTCACCATCCTTGGGACTTATCACCATCAATGCATTAACAGCGTCAAATTCAGTAATCATCCCTGTTCAATGTGAATATTTCGCGTTAGAGGGATTGGGTAAATTATTAAATACGATCAAAATTGTACAAAATAGATTGAATACAGCGTTAGAAATCGAAGGTATCTTATTGACGATGTATGACGTTCGCTTAAGATTGTCAAATCAAGTTGTAGAAGAAGTAAGAACGCATTTCCATGACTTGGTATTTGATACCATTATCCAACGTAATACGCGTCTTAGCGAAGCACCAAGCTTCGGTATATCAGTGATTATGCACGATGCTTCATGTAAAGGAGCTATCAACTACCTGAATTTAGCGCGTGAGATATTAGAGAAGAACGGATTGTTAAAAGAAAATACGCAAACAGTAACAGTATAG
- a CDS encoding ParB/RepB/Spo0J family partition protein produces MAAQQRKTGLGKGLGALLQQENIGVSNTSGNNTPAPKTPNPPAGSINFIQIAQIAINPFQPRTDFDEQALRELSESIEVQGLIQPITVRQVGKNEYQLISGERRLRASKMAGITEIPAYVRTANDQQMLEMALIENIQRENLNAIEIALSFQRMIEECSLKQEELGDRVSKNRSTVTNYLRLLKLPPVIQASIRDGDLSMGHARALINVGEVDKQLFVFQEILEKGLSVRKTEQLVREIQQADEKRRRKPKKTDQLDFQYQKIEDDLASKFATRVKLDLKATKGKGSIVIPFSSEDDLSRILELLDW; encoded by the coding sequence ATGGCAGCACAACAGCGTAAAACGGGCTTGGGTAAGGGATTAGGTGCTTTATTACAGCAAGAAAATATTGGAGTTAGCAATACTTCAGGCAATAATACACCTGCTCCTAAAACACCAAACCCTCCTGCGGGCAGCATCAATTTTATTCAAATTGCCCAAATTGCTATAAATCCTTTTCAACCACGGACTGATTTTGATGAGCAAGCATTGCGCGAACTTTCAGAGTCGATCGAAGTTCAAGGCTTAATTCAGCCGATCACGGTTCGCCAGGTAGGTAAAAACGAATACCAACTTATTTCCGGTGAGCGTCGATTAAGAGCATCGAAAATGGCGGGTATCACAGAGATTCCTGCATATGTCCGTACAGCCAATGACCAACAGATGTTGGAAATGGCGTTGATTGAGAATATTCAACGTGAAAATTTAAATGCGATCGAAATTGCATTGAGTTTCCAACGGATGATTGAAGAGTGTAGTTTGAAACAGGAAGAACTCGGAGATCGCGTTTCTAAGAACAGATCTACAGTAACCAACTACCTTCGTTTATTAAAATTACCTCCCGTAATTCAAGCTTCTATTCGTGATGGCGATTTATCCATGGGACATGCGCGCGCTTTAATCAATGTCGGGGAAGTTGACAAACAATTGTTTGTCTTCCAAGAGATATTGGAAAAAGGACTCTCAGTTCGTAAAACAGAACAATTAGTTCGTGAAATTCAGCAAGCTGATGAGAAAAGACGTCGCAAACCGAAGAAGACAGATCAACTAGACTTTCAATACCAAAAAATTGAAGATGATTTAGCTTCTAAATTCGCTACTCGTGTTAAACTAGATCTAAAAGCTACTAAAGGAAAAGGATCCATTGTTATCCCTTTCTCTTCTGAAGATGATTTAAGCCGAATTTTAGAACTACTAGATTGGTAA
- a CDS encoding DUF1080 domain-containing protein, which translates to MYKLLSIPALLLIISACSTHNTDERIFNGKNLDGFHIYNQTKTNSKWKVSDGTLLCDPKSDGIFGDLVTDQEFEDFELSFEWWVKKSGNSGVFINVKEDTAFAATFATGLEMQLLDNANAEHRHQIDSTHWAGCLYSVACNAQNSKPKPYGQWNTAKIIQNKGIVSFWLNEKLTFQDDINSTSFIEKVAKSNMKNYPAFNTFKSGKIAFQNHTDSVGFRNIRMKRL; encoded by the coding sequence ATGTACAAACTATTAAGCATACCCGCGCTTCTATTGATTATTTCCGCTTGCTCAACTCACAATACCGATGAGCGCATTTTTAACGGCAAAAATCTCGATGGCTTCCATATTTATAATCAAACAAAAACAAACTCCAAATGGAAGGTCAGCGATGGAACATTACTTTGCGACCCTAAATCCGACGGAATCTTCGGAGACCTCGTGACTGACCAGGAATTTGAAGACTTCGAACTCAGCTTTGAATGGTGGGTAAAAAAGAGCGGAAACAGCGGGGTCTTCATCAATGTAAAGGAAGATACCGCATTTGCTGCCACATTTGCGACAGGACTGGAGATGCAACTTCTTGATAACGCCAATGCTGAACATCGACATCAAATCGACTCCACACACTGGGCAGGATGTTTGTACAGCGTTGCATGCAATGCTCAAAACTCCAAACCGAAACCTTATGGCCAATGGAATACAGCAAAGATCATTCAGAACAAAGGCATAGTGAGCTTCTGGCTTAATGAAAAACTTACTTTTCAGGATGATATCAATAGCACCTCCTTTATAGAAAAGGTTGCAAAAAGCAACATGAAAAATTATCCAGCATTTAACACCTTCAAAAGCGGGAAAATTGCGTTTCAGAATCATACCGACTCTGTAGGCTTCAGAAATATCCGAATGAAGCGGCTTTAA
- a CDS encoding NADPH-dependent FMN reductase, with product MNLIISGTNRKRSNSLRVAKFYQQELMRRGEQFEILSLEDLPDNLSVTDLYGQRSDEFASIQEKVSTARKFIFIIPEYNGSYPGILKLFVDACSFPSSFYHKKAVLVGLSTGKYGNIRGVDHFTGVCNYLRMHVLPLKIHIPLVQNELNEEGNINDPLTLKFIDEQMDEIAKF from the coding sequence ATGAATTTAATTATCTCAGGCACAAACCGCAAACGTTCTAACTCCTTAAGAGTCGCAAAATTCTATCAACAAGAGCTTATGAGACGCGGTGAGCAGTTCGAAATTTTGTCCTTAGAGGACTTGCCTGACAACCTTTCTGTAACAGATCTTTATGGCCAGCGTAGCGATGAATTCGCATCGATTCAAGAGAAAGTGTCGACGGCACGAAAATTCATTTTTATTATCCCTGAATATAACGGCAGCTATCCGGGAATACTGAAACTATTCGTTGATGCCTGTTCCTTTCCAAGTTCTTTCTACCACAAGAAAGCAGTACTGGTCGGACTCTCTACCGGCAAATACGGAAACATTCGCGGCGTCGACCATTTTACCGGCGTCTGCAATTATTTAAGAATGCATGTGCTTCCTTTAAAAATTCATATTCCATTAGTACAAAACGAATTAAACGAAGAGGGTAACATCAATGATCCCCTTACGTTAAAGTTCATCGACGAACAGATGGACGAAATAGCAAAATTCTAA
- a CDS encoding putative porin: MSVLSRLLLILVLFALSPKLYAQVEDEFSSALDSARAKEDNKKDSVVFTAKYVRYTNLATMKRFTKTYQLDTSHVNFQYYNKQNLPWNPSINLGSYGLATRDLLFNANKNIGFQSGYRALERYILHPDSVEYFRARARFSELYAVGFFFDDQVFKARIAQNINPNLNIGAEYHASNTDGYYKNQEYSDRKGAIFSWYESPNKRYNLLTNFTFNTVDATENGSVLNDTLFRDDTESSGNPARYPVRLNGQQKNRPYNKWKDFGLFLRQSYYMGRLDTVNKGAPDAEIHPTNVIAHNSSIRQQKFLFFKNEADANNAFPLASFVEVHDTTKITTISNDFTYSFFLRGKTLKNEARVELGFQNDLIWYTDSVLSQMYQNSMVKGNIGYKFSDKVDVNFSAKQILLGRNFGDFLYEAYADVHLNDVIGNLRIGAYTQNQSPAMIYETANLTYHSWADLGLDKIKTQNLNFSYANKKIGFSGKLEYFLINNYTYFTESMDPATNQVISRAITPTQAGNLNLLKLTVGQNFKFRRFHLDNMVVYQKSDAMDILATPELYTFHSLYYANILYKVMDFRIGADVRFNTPFRTPSYAINAGQFYNDQVGINFSTYPIVDFWLTANIDRVNLFLSYNFANQHVYPKGYYTVRRYPMNPAFLRFGVSWKFYD; this comes from the coding sequence ATGAGTGTACTGAGTAGGTTGTTATTAATATTGGTCTTGTTTGCACTTTCCCCAAAGCTATATGCGCAGGTGGAAGATGAATTCAGTTCGGCGCTCGATTCAGCGCGAGCCAAAGAAGATAACAAGAAAGATTCCGTGGTTTTTACCGCAAAATACGTCCGCTATACAAATCTGGCGACGATGAAGCGTTTCACGAAAACCTATCAGTTAGATACATCACACGTTAATTTTCAATATTATAATAAGCAAAACTTGCCCTGGAACCCGAGTATCAACTTGGGCTCTTATGGTTTAGCGACACGGGATCTATTGTTCAATGCGAATAAGAATATAGGTTTCCAGTCTGGATATCGTGCGTTAGAACGCTATATCCTACACCCTGATTCTGTGGAGTATTTTCGCGCGAGAGCGCGGTTTTCCGAACTCTATGCAGTAGGTTTTTTCTTTGACGATCAGGTCTTCAAGGCCCGCATTGCGCAGAATATTAATCCAAACCTCAATATCGGTGCGGAATACCATGCGAGCAATACGGATGGCTATTACAAAAATCAGGAATATAGCGATCGTAAAGGGGCTATCTTTTCTTGGTACGAGTCGCCAAACAAACGTTATAACTTATTGACAAACTTTACGTTCAATACCGTTGATGCGACGGAGAACGGCTCGGTATTGAACGATACTTTGTTTCGGGATGATACGGAAAGCTCGGGAAATCCGGCTCGGTACCCCGTCCGGTTGAATGGTCAGCAGAAAAACCGTCCATATAATAAATGGAAAGATTTTGGATTATTCTTGCGACAGTCCTACTATATGGGACGCTTGGACACGGTGAACAAGGGTGCTCCGGATGCGGAAATTCACCCGACAAATGTCATCGCGCATAACTCGAGTATCAGGCAACAAAAATTCTTATTCTTCAAGAATGAGGCGGACGCAAATAATGCTTTTCCGCTAGCTAGTTTTGTAGAGGTACATGATACAACAAAAATTACGACAATCTCTAATGATTTTACCTATAGCTTCTTTCTGCGCGGCAAAACGTTGAAAAACGAAGCCCGGGTGGAGTTGGGCTTCCAGAACGATTTGATCTGGTATACTGATAGTGTGCTGAGTCAGATGTATCAAAACAGCATGGTGAAAGGTAACATTGGCTATAAGTTTAGCGACAAGGTGGATGTCAATTTCTCGGCAAAACAGATTCTTCTGGGTCGAAATTTTGGCGACTTCCTATACGAGGCCTATGCGGATGTACACTTGAATGATGTAATCGGAAATTTGCGAATTGGCGCTTATACGCAAAATCAGTCGCCAGCAATGATTTATGAAACGGCTAACCTGACCTACCACAGCTGGGCAGATCTTGGCTTAGATAAGATAAAAACACAGAACCTAAATTTCTCCTACGCGAATAAGAAGATTGGCTTCAGCGGTAAATTAGAGTACTTCCTAATTAATAACTACACCTACTTCACGGAAAGTATGGATCCAGCAACCAATCAAGTGATCTCGCGTGCGATTACACCTACGCAGGCTGGTAATTTAAACTTACTGAAATTGACAGTGGGGCAGAATTTTAAATTCCGCAGATTCCACCTAGACAATATGGTGGTTTATCAGAAGTCGGATGCAATGGATATCTTGGCAACGCCAGAATTGTATACCTTCCATAGCCTCTATTACGCAAATATTCTGTACAAGGTGATGGACTTCCGGATCGGTGCGGATGTTCGCTTTAATACGCCTTTCCGTACGCCATCTTACGCGATCAACGCCGGACAGTTTTACAATGATCAAGTAGGGATCAATTTCTCGACTTATCCTATTGTCGATTTTTGGCTTACCGCCAATATCGATCGGGTAAACTTATTCTTGAGTTATAATTTCGCGAATCAGCATGTGTATCCGAAGGGATATTATACGGTTCGCCGCTATCCAATGAATCCGGCATTCCTTCGTTTCGGAGTTTCCTGGAAGTTTTATGATTAG
- a CDS encoding PQQ-binding-like beta-propeller repeat protein produces the protein MYLPRLFVFIFLLCGQISFAQSFRFAQVTDTHVGGSTGADDLRRTVRDINELKNIDFVIFSGDITEFGSDEELLLAKRILDSIQRPWFVIPGNHDSNWSESGANSFRRVFGRETFFLKHKGYDIIGTASGPNMRMSPGQIPRENLVWMDSIFQEYPNKETPLIAINHYPLDESLNNWFESIDRLKTRNVQLALCGHGHQNRLYDWEGIPGVMLRSNLRAKEAVGGYNLITIRNDSAIFQVRRPLINTEDPWLKVALRPVQKGTEGQYARPDYNVNKSTTARLVWAYQDHGDIGAGMSTDGKLLFTANTVGEVFALDLQDGKRAWTFKTGGKVYATPAFHEGTLVVGSTDHFIYGLDSKSGALKWKLEAKKAVLGSAAVANGKAFIGASDGIFRCIRIADGKLLWQFDQVKGYVSTLPTLADGKVIFGSWGNGFYALDQNSGALQWEWWNGHQNRMFSAAACYPVVHKNRVFIVAPDRYMTAIDLKTGKTIWREKKDTEKVRESMGLSSNKKLVYAKTMDGELIGVPVMADSMQITWKSNLKLPYELAPTAIQSKGRMVFVPSDKGLFSAIDAKSGKVKWQYKVSNAMINPLLLWKNKVVVSTMDGKISMLSY, from the coding sequence ATGTATTTGCCGAGACTTTTTGTTTTCATCTTTTTGCTATGTGGGCAAATTTCTTTTGCCCAATCCTTTCGTTTCGCTCAGGTTACAGATACGCATGTCGGTGGCTCAACTGGCGCGGATGATCTACGTCGTACCGTTCGGGACATTAATGAGCTTAAGAATATCGACTTTGTGATCTTCTCGGGCGATATTACCGAGTTTGGATCCGATGAAGAGTTACTTTTAGCGAAGCGTATTTTAGATAGTATTCAACGGCCTTGGTTTGTCATCCCGGGAAACCACGACAGCAATTGGTCGGAAAGTGGTGCGAATAGCTTCCGTCGTGTTTTTGGAAGGGAAACATTCTTTTTGAAGCACAAGGGTTATGATATCATTGGCACGGCCTCAGGTCCGAATATGCGGATGAGTCCGGGTCAGATTCCTAGAGAGAATCTCGTCTGGATGGACTCGATTTTTCAGGAATATCCAAATAAGGAAACACCACTGATCGCAATCAATCATTATCCATTAGACGAGTCCTTGAACAACTGGTTTGAATCGATTGATCGATTGAAGACGCGTAATGTACAGTTGGCTTTATGTGGGCATGGCCATCAAAATCGTTTATACGATTGGGAGGGGATTCCGGGAGTTATGTTGCGGTCGAACCTCCGAGCAAAAGAAGCTGTTGGTGGATACAACTTAATCACGATTCGTAACGATTCAGCAATTTTTCAAGTGCGTCGACCGTTAATCAATACGGAGGATCCATGGTTGAAAGTAGCGCTTCGTCCTGTGCAGAAAGGAACAGAAGGGCAATATGCACGTCCGGACTATAATGTCAATAAATCAACGACTGCAAGATTGGTTTGGGCGTATCAAGATCATGGAGATATAGGCGCAGGCATGAGTACAGACGGGAAGCTGTTGTTTACAGCAAATACCGTTGGTGAAGTCTTTGCGTTGGATTTACAAGATGGGAAACGAGCGTGGACATTCAAAACAGGCGGGAAAGTATATGCGACGCCGGCATTTCATGAAGGAACGCTGGTTGTGGGCTCTACGGATCATTTCATTTATGGTCTGGACTCGAAGTCAGGTGCGCTAAAGTGGAAGCTTGAAGCAAAGAAAGCTGTGTTAGGATCAGCAGCCGTAGCAAACGGGAAAGCGTTTATCGGTGCTTCTGACGGTATTTTTAGATGTATTCGGATCGCAGACGGGAAGCTATTATGGCAGTTTGATCAAGTCAAGGGCTATGTTTCCACATTGCCCACTTTGGCAGATGGCAAAGTGATCTTTGGATCTTGGGGAAATGGTTTTTATGCGCTCGATCAAAACAGTGGAGCACTACAGTGGGAGTGGTGGAATGGACATCAGAACAGGATGTTTTCAGCGGCGGCATGTTATCCCGTTGTGCATAAGAACAGGGTCTTTATTGTTGCTCCCGACCGATACATGACGGCTATAGATTTGAAAACCGGCAAAACAATATGGCGCGAGAAAAAGGATACGGAAAAGGTGCGGGAGTCGATGGGACTTTCATCAAATAAAAAGCTGGTTTATGCAAAGACGATGGATGGCGAGCTGATTGGCGTTCCGGTCATGGCGGACAGTATGCAAATCACCTGGAAATCTAATCTGAAATTACCCTATGAATTAGCACCCACCGCTATACAGAGTAAAGGTCGAATGGTGTTTGTGCCTAGTGATAAGGGATTATTTAGTGCGATCGATGCAAAGTCAGGAAAAGTAAAGTGGCAGTATAAGGTATCCAATGCGATGATCAATCCACTGCTTCTATGGAAAAATAAGGTCGTTGTCAGTACAATGGATGGAAAGATAAGCATGTTATCTTATTAG
- a CDS encoding purine-nucleoside phosphorylase yields the protein MYHLIDESIHSIRRKIGDFAPEFGIILGTGLGKLVNEIEVEHQMMYANIPNFPISTVEFHTGKLIFGKLNGRRVVAMQGRLHYYEGYNMQEITFPVRVMKALGISKLFVSNASGSLNPAIKKGDIGIIEDHINLLPDNPLRGSNDDDLGPRFPDMSQPYDKGMIKQGMEIANKLGVTAHEVVYVSAPGPNLETRAEYRYMRIIGGDIVGMSTVPEVIVANHMSLPVFAISVITDEGFHSDLKPVSLKEIVEVATEAEPKMTSILKELIALQ from the coding sequence ATGTATCATTTAATCGACGAATCTATCCACTCTATACGCCGCAAGATCGGCGACTTCGCTCCAGAATTTGGAATTATATTAGGCACCGGACTTGGCAAACTTGTCAATGAGATCGAGGTTGAACATCAGATGATGTATGCTAATATTCCCAACTTCCCCATATCAACAGTTGAATTTCATACCGGCAAGCTAATCTTTGGTAAGCTCAATGGACGTCGCGTTGTAGCGATGCAGGGTCGCTTGCATTATTATGAAGGTTACAACATGCAGGAGATCACTTTTCCGGTACGTGTTATGAAGGCTTTGGGCATCAGCAAGTTGTTTGTGTCGAATGCTTCAGGCTCGTTGAATCCAGCGATTAAGAAGGGCGATATTGGTATTATCGAAGATCATATCAACCTATTGCCGGATAATCCGTTACGAGGGTCGAACGATGATGATTTGGGACCTCGTTTTCCGGATATGAGTCAGCCTTACGACAAAGGGATGATCAAGCAAGGTATGGAAATCGCCAATAAACTCGGTGTGACTGCGCATGAGGTTGTTTATGTTTCTGCACCGGGTCCAAACTTGGAAACCAGGGCAGAATATCGTTACATGCGTATCATAGGTGGTGATATTGTAGGGATGAGTACTGTTCCGGAGGTTATTGTTGCTAATCATATGAGCCTGCCAGTCTTTGCTATTTCGGTGATAACAGACGAGGGCTTTCATAGCGATTTGAAACCAGTTTCGCTAAAAGAGATTGTTGAAGTCGCGACGGAGGCCGAGCCGAAGATGACAAGTATTTTAAAAGAATTGATTGCATTGCAATAA
- the murQ gene encoding N-acetylmuramic acid 6-phosphate etherase: MINTTEKDSHYQDLDKMSVHEILTNINNEDKTVPLAVEREIAHIESLVKVIVERMKKGGRLFYIGAGTSGRLGILDASECPPTYGVPFDWVIGLIAGGDTAIRKAVEFAEDDEQQAWKDLEEYAINTNDVVIGIAASGTTPYVIGGLEKANEMGIATGCIVCNGNSPIAAIAQYPVELIVGPEFVTGSTRMKAGTAQKLALNMISTAVMIQLGRVKGNKMVDMQLSNHKLVGRGVRMVMAETGTDEQTATALIEKFGNVRKAIDNFNLEKNS; the protein is encoded by the coding sequence ATGATCAACACAACGGAAAAGGATTCCCATTATCAGGACTTGGACAAGATGTCTGTTCACGAAATTCTGACAAATATTAATAACGAAGATAAAACCGTTCCGTTGGCGGTGGAGAGGGAGATTGCTCATATTGAATCCTTGGTTAAGGTGATTGTGGAGCGTATGAAAAAAGGCGGTCGTCTTTTTTACATTGGTGCTGGTACAAGCGGACGTCTAGGTATTTTGGATGCTTCGGAATGCCCGCCGACTTATGGTGTTCCTTTTGATTGGGTTATCGGCCTGATCGCTGGTGGCGATACGGCCATCCGTAAAGCTGTTGAATTTGCAGAAGATGACGAGCAACAAGCATGGAAAGACCTTGAGGAGTATGCAATCAATACTAACGATGTTGTAATCGGTATTGCTGCTTCAGGGACGACTCCTTACGTTATCGGCGGATTGGAGAAAGCGAATGAGATGGGCATTGCTACAGGATGTATTGTATGTAATGGCAACTCGCCAATTGCTGCCATCGCACAGTACCCGGTAGAACTGATCGTAGGCCCTGAGTTTGTGACAGGTTCTACTCGTATGAAAGCTGGAACAGCGCAAAAACTAGCTTTAAACATGATCAGTACGGCTGTTATGATTCAGTTAGGACGTGTTAAGGGAAATAAAATGGTGGACATGCAGCTATCGAACCATAAATTGGTGGGGAGAGGTGTTCGTATGGTGATGGCAGAGACCGGAACCGACGAGCAAACAGCTACCGCTTTGATCGAGAAATTCGGTAATGTGCGCAAGGCGATCGATAACTTCAACCTAGAAAAGAATAGCTAA
- a CDS encoding DUF6686 family protein has translation MRVNQAQVESCRYKFENSMACNRPTILARNELGFISMPDGSNLIHLCFNNLHINFSADEFIAFRRIVKDLLQEDCRIPFPDGTMRVLLNTPYEGLNFSFNHVELNQLASTLDEAYYMRMIYSYMND, from the coding sequence ATGCGGGTAAACCAGGCACAAGTAGAATCCTGTAGATATAAATTCGAAAACTCTATGGCCTGCAACAGACCAACTATACTTGCCCGAAACGAACTAGGATTTATTAGCATGCCTGATGGCTCCAATTTAATCCACCTCTGCTTTAATAATCTTCACATAAACTTCTCCGCCGATGAATTTATTGCATTCCGAAGGATTGTAAAAGATTTGCTTCAGGAAGATTGTCGAATTCCATTCCCCGACGGAACCATGCGGGTACTGTTGAACACACCCTACGAGGGGTTAAATTTCTCGTTTAACCACGTAGAGCTGAACCAACTCGCCAGCACGCTGGATGAAGCATACTACATGCGGATGATTTACTCCTACATGAACGATTAA